The Toxorhynchites rutilus septentrionalis strain SRP chromosome 3, ASM2978413v1, whole genome shotgun sequence genome includes a region encoding these proteins:
- the LOC129774967 gene encoding formin-J, with translation MSTSKHRGKSAIHVNDNVISNSSNNSHNTLLKIESVVPKLTTRVNNATGLSNSNKLKTFHRSHSTLSTSYLKKVNEKRTYVPRETTGERVTEPPPRDHQHNPSDPQPDGSVLVQNGIATIKRSERDREKHPDRVNLDRKGLSTIPIIDDEPNLRLLSLQHNLINAFHIPAETDTNNNEANQSVHNHTSSSPARPTPAKTSPTGLPASTTPNSTTSNTPAKESSTAVSTNSPGPIAVVANNSPFTNSRNVKQFLRQKSISRSQLYMNNNNINYLSSKVTLGTKPPNGHTSNNNNNTQSPPSATSPSNAFLQKPSILLNAQHRNLLKKSNSFISNATLFPAPPAHQQQTTNSVLKLKNKLLLTPSFSIDNLNNVNEPNTGPDSPSNGNSNNNSGKNTPINAPHNGTSYTANPQNHISPILSAAEPRYNLQNLVFLDLYDNQIEKICCLDGLKCLTVLLLGKNRITDIGGVASLRQTLRVLDLHGNKISNITAKINQLQELKSLNLAGNQLRQINAQDFNGLVNLKELNLKRNKIKKMHGFDDLRSLERLWLCHNDLQCVEDMSAIAKAINLKEVTIENNPVSLAGDCVSFLVSYLPGLVSLSQMQITEQVRRAAAAWRKNKELSDMNYTNLSTDVCQSIRREEIISNARTNWELLRSQQSTACRNVQRTMHGDHAMVTKDGDVDHGSNLSDVSKASKTKKNVVITNGVSAANKQRSSRAVKKPPVQKLVRSSSQDNSGSQLSEQGGEDYFRLPPILAPFLEQTPTTVESENKMETSESSISSAFSSDNEEPLTKHIEKSIEDETTVIDEVSTPDKESDYPTLKIPFGEDVKETNIVQEIVTSEQEFPVKITQPDEMNTDKMSALSVGSTKTTSESTLTTSSNSDIEPLRSTSSQKSKAMPPAKRYGIGTLVRTNTARSSAAISNVNSLANSSNLANSGLLNSNTPNAGYSVPPPILSTSNSSITTSKTKVTDREREQGGDYLIEICGRYLNVYGMGALRFIDKQWNMSKACDVHTVKFSYINFNSITAILSRIKVRFVNAENFIFRETNIICLGQINALAESQGIASLTIDPEGNPITSKAWRNYAIYRLSHWGLKQINGIEINEEEVRSAENMYAGLSDLVLWSLPEGLLQPLLQRLRLEETAFATKMTAKEWLMQADSSLKNVVGKEALQWKKHSITQDDAVMRAKGKAYFAKMLDNTCNAVDKLQQLENMWPTLLVEMIRNTLIDYSQIDVYVRNMFLELFK, from the coding sequence atgAGTACATCGAAACACCGTGGAAAATCGGCAATACATGTGAACGACAATGTGATCAGTAACAGTTCAAATAATTCGCATAACACGTTGCTCAAAATAGAATCTGTAGTGCCAAAGTTGACCACACGTGTCAATAATGCTACCGGTTTGAGTAACTCGAATAAGCTCAAAACATTTCATCGATCGCACAGCACGCTGAGCACCTCCTATTTGAAGAAGGTCAACGAGAAACGGACTTACGTACCACGTGAGACAACTGGCGAGCGTGTGACAGAACCACCACCCAGGGACCATCAGCACAACCCAAGTGATCCGCAGCCAGATGGTTCCGTTTTGGTGCAGAATGGTATTGCTACAATAAAACGGTCGGAAAGAGATCGCGAAAAGCACCCCGATCGTGTCAACCTCGATCGTAAAGGCCTGAGCACCATCCCCATTATCGACGATGAACCAAATCTTCGCCTATTATCACTACAGCATAATCTCATCAATGCTTTCCACATACCTGCCGAAACAGACACAAACAACAATGAAGCGAATCAATCGGTCCACAACCACACATCATCATCCCCAGCGCGACCAACCCCGGCAAAAACATCCCCGACAGGGTTACCTGCTAGCACGACTCCAAATAGTACCACCAGCAACACTCCAGCTAAGGAAAGTTCCACTGCCGTTTCTACAAACAGTCCCGGCCCGATCGCTGTAGTTGCTAACAATTCCCCATTCACCAACAGTCGCAACGTAAAACAATTCCTTAGACAAAAATCCATCTCACGGAGCCAACTTTAcatgaacaacaacaacatcaacTATTTATCCAGTAAAGTTACATTAGGCACAAAACCCCCAAATGGTCATACTtccaacaacaataacaacacacAGTCTCCACCAAGTGCCACAAGCCCAAGCAATGCGTTCCTCCAAAAACCTTCCATCCTGCTGAATGCTCAACATCGTAACTTGTTGAAGAAATCCAACAGTTTCATCAGTAACGCAACACTGTTTCCAGCACCGCCAGCTCACCAACAGCAAACTACGAACAGTGTACTCAAACtaaaaaacaaattgttacTAACCCCCTCTTTTAGCATTGATAATCTCAACAACGTCAATGAACCCAACACCGGGCCGGACAGCCCCAGCAACGGAAACAGTAATAACAACAGTGGCAAAAACACTCCAATCAATGCACCACACAACGGAACCAGTTACACTGCAAATCCACAAAACCATATATCACCCATATTGTCGGCGGCGGAGCCTCGATACAACCTCCAAAATCTCGTATTCCTAGATCTGTACGATAACCAGATTGAGAAAATCTGCTGTTTGGACGGCCTCAAGTGTCTCACGGTGCTGTTGCTGGGCAAGAATCGTATAACCGACATCGGTGGTGTCGCTTCACTTCGGCAAACGCTACGAGTGTTGGATCTGCACGGCAACAAGATCAGCAACATCACTGCAAAGATCAATCAACTGCAAGAGCTGAAGTCTCTGAATCTGGCCGGCAATCAGTTGCGCCAAATCAATGCACAAGATTTCAACGGACTGGTCAATCTTAAAGAGCTGAACCTCAAACGGAACAAAATCAAGAAAATGCACGGGTTCGATGATCTACGAAGTCTCGAGCGACTGTGGCTGTGCCACAACGATCTGCAGTGCGTTGAGGATATGTCTGCGATAGCAAAAGCGATCAATCTCAAAGAGGTGACGATCGAGAATAATCCGGTTTCGCTAGCGGGAGATTGTGTATCGTTTCTGGTGAGTTATCTTCCGGGTCTGGTGTCGCTAAGTCAGATGCAAATCACCGAGCAAGTTCGTCGTGCTGCCGCTGCCTGGCGGAAAAATAAAGAACTCTCCGACATGAACTACACTAATCTCTCCACCGATGTATGTCAAAGCATACGACGAGAGGAGATCATTTCGAATGCCAGAACAAACTGGGAGTTGCTAAGATCCCAACAATCAACCGCGTGTCGAAACGTTCAACGAACCATGCACGGTGATCACGCAATGGTGACCAAAGACGGAGATGTCGATCATGGTAGCAATCTGTCAGATGTCAGCAAGGCTAGTAAGACCAAGAAAAACGTCGTCATCACAAATGGTGTCAGTGCTGCGAACAAACAAAGAAGCTCTCGTGCTGTGAAGAAGCCCCCAGTTCAAAAACTTGTCAGGTCGTCTTCCCAGGATAACTCTGGTTCACAGCTTTCCGAGCAAGGAGGGGAGGACTATTTTCGATTACCGCCAATTCTTGCTCCGTTCCTTGAACAAACTCCAACTACAGTTGAGTCGGAAAATAAAATGGAAACATCCGAATCAAGCATTTCCAGTGCTTTCAGTTCCGACAATGAGGAACCACTCACAAAACACATTGAAAAAAGCATAGAAGATGAAACGACAGTGATCGACGAAGTTTCAACACCAGATAAAGAGTCCGATTACCCTACATTAAAAATCCCCTTTGGAGAAGATGTGAAGGAAACCAACATTGTGCAAGAGATAGTGACAAGTGAACAAGAATTTCCTGTAAAAATTACTCAACCGGATGAAATGAACACCGACAAAATGTCTGCCCTCTCAGTAGGGTCCACTAAAACCACATCCGAGTCAACACTAACAACATCATCAAATTCGGACATTGAACCTTTACGATCTACTTCCTCACAAAAGTCAAAAGCCATGCCACCGGCTAAAAGATATGGTATAGGAACATTGGTTCGAACAAACACTGCGCGAAGCTCTGCAGCCATAAGCAATGTCAATAGTTTAGCAAACAGTTCCAATCTAGCAAACTCAGGCCTTCTAAACAGTAATACCCCGAATGCCGGATATAGTGTGCCTCCTCCCATTCTCTCCACTAGCAATAGCTCAATTACCACGAGCAAAACCAAGGTTACAGACCGGGAACGAGAACAAGGGGGTGACTATCTGATAGAGATATGCGGACGCTACCTTAATGTCTACGGCATGGGTGCGCTCAGGTTCATCGACAAACAGTGGAACATGTCGAAGGCATGCGATGTGCACACCGTCAAGTTCAGCTACATCAACTTCAACAGTATCACCGCGATACTCAGTCGAATCAAGGTCCGATTTGTGAATGCAGAGAACTTTATCTTCCGCGAAACAAACATCATCTGTCTGGGTCAGATCAACGCACTTGCCGAGAGTCAAGGGATAGCTTCGTTGACCATTGATCCAGAGGGTAACCCTATTACCAGCAAAGCCTGGCGAAACTATGCCATCTATCGGCTCTCACACTGGGGCTTGAAACAGATCAATGGAATCGAGATCAACGAGGAAGAAGTACGATCTGCCGAGAATATGTACGCCGGGTTGTCGGACCTAGTGCTGTGGTCTCTGCCGGAAGGTCTTCTACAACCACTTCTGCAAAGGTTGCGTTTAGAAGAGACAGCATTTGCGACTAAAATGACCGCCAAAGAATGGTTAATGCAGGCCGATTCTTCGCTGAAAAACGTCGTCGGGAAGGAAGCTCTTCAGTGGAAGAAGCACAGCATCACTCAGGATGATGCAGTAATGCGCGCAAAGGGGAAGGCATATTTTGCAAAAATGCTAGACAATACCTGCAACGCTGTGGACAAATTACAGCAGCTCGAAAACATGTGGCCAACGCTTTTAGTGGAGATGATACGCAACACTTTGATCGACTATTCGCAAATCGATGTCTACGTGCGAAATATGTTTCTGGAGCTGTTCAAATGA